One genomic segment of Bradyrhizobium diazoefficiens includes these proteins:
- a CDS encoding polysaccharide deacetylase family protein, whose amino-acid sequence MKQLRNNVIRAGLGALYFSGAHHLLRPLLSGVGAIFMLHHVRPAREGAFQPNRHLEVTPEFLRATLCHLRSRDIDIVSMDELHERLVQGRFARRFAAFTLDDGYRDNVDYALPVLREFDAPLAVYVASDFAEGSGRLWWAALEAVVAKAEQIEVRIGNAALRLDATTPAAKQAAFDRLHDWLRALPGEHDLKREIEALCTTYGVDLGALCRSLCLSWDEVKTFAADPLVTIGAHTISHCNLAKQAEDIAAQEMAIGRARIEAALERPVQHFAYPYGDREAAGMREFVLAASAGFKTAVTTRPGMLFAENAGHLTALPRVSLNGNYQDTRILPVLTSGAATAMWNGFRRIAAA is encoded by the coding sequence ATGAAACAACTCCGCAACAACGTCATTCGCGCCGGGCTGGGGGCGCTCTATTTCAGTGGGGCGCACCATTTGCTGCGTCCGCTGTTGTCGGGCGTCGGCGCCATTTTCATGCTGCACCATGTGCGGCCGGCTCGTGAAGGCGCGTTCCAACCGAACCGGCATCTCGAAGTCACCCCCGAATTCCTGCGCGCCACGCTGTGCCATCTGCGCTCGCGCGACATCGACATCGTCAGCATGGACGAGCTACATGAGCGGCTGGTGCAGGGCCGCTTCGCCCGCCGCTTCGCCGCCTTCACCCTCGACGACGGCTATCGCGACAATGTGGACTATGCGCTGCCCGTGCTGCGCGAATTTGACGCGCCATTGGCAGTCTATGTCGCCAGCGATTTCGCCGAAGGATCCGGACGGCTGTGGTGGGCGGCGCTGGAAGCGGTCGTCGCCAAGGCGGAGCAGATCGAGGTGAGAATCGGCAATGCCGCGCTGCGCCTTGATGCGACGACGCCGGCCGCAAAGCAGGCGGCATTCGACCGCCTGCATGATTGGCTGCGCGCGCTGCCGGGCGAGCACGACCTCAAGCGCGAGATCGAGGCGCTCTGCACGACATACGGCGTCGACCTAGGCGCGCTGTGCCGCAGCCTGTGCCTGTCGTGGGACGAGGTGAAGACATTTGCCGCCGATCCGCTGGTGACGATCGGCGCCCACACCATCAGCCATTGCAATCTCGCCAAGCAGGCCGAAGATATCGCCGCGCAGGAGATGGCGATCGGCCGTGCCCGGATCGAAGCGGCGCTGGAGCGCCCCGTACAGCATTTCGCCTATCCCTATGGCGACCGCGAGGCCGCCGGGATGCGCGAATTCGTCCTTGCCGCATCCGCCGGCTTCAAGACCGCGGTGACGACGCGGCCCGGCATGCTGTTCGCCGAGAACGCCGGCCACCTGACCGCGCTGCCGCGGGTCTCGCTCAACGGCAATTACCAGGACACGCGGATTTTGCCGGTGCTGACCTCGGGCGCTGCGACCGCGATGTGGAACGGCTTTCGCCGAATCGCGGCGGCCTGA
- a CDS encoding OmpA family protein has translation MHKLFRWASKWWPGLIPLAVMWGFAAWNNTLPVEADLSARSTAALKDTVLDKTRITVDGRDVSLAAEAFSEEGRRDAVTAVETVPGVRLVDDRTRLVPEAKPFVWNAERDVVRVTLSGSAPLPSMKQRLTEAARKEVNGGEVADQMGLARGAPPRFEAAAMLLLDQIGKLKDGKITIADTKVNLSGMARELGGREAIAAALKNLPEGFSIAGNAIKAPPYIFQAYKDPVAATVTLTGYVPDNDVHGAIATSASRKFFGEKVVDNLKASIGAPGSFSTAVVAALGALSRLSTGTLVVSDREVKLSGDALYEGAANDIRAGLGKDFPKNWQYKPEITVKPAAGPVDGTVCQQLFTELLNKGKIRFAAKRADIDPDSAGVLDHLIETALRCPTTNIEVAGHTDADGEDSFNQALSEKRAQAVIDYLVKAGLPATRFTAVGYGATQPLARNDSDEGKAQNRRIEFLVR, from the coding sequence ATGCACAAACTTTTCAGGTGGGCCAGCAAATGGTGGCCGGGGCTGATCCCCCTGGCCGTCATGTGGGGATTTGCGGCCTGGAATAACACCTTGCCGGTCGAGGCGGATCTCTCGGCCCGCAGCACGGCGGCGCTCAAGGACACAGTCCTCGATAAGACGCGGATCACGGTCGACGGCCGCGACGTCAGCCTGGCCGCGGAGGCCTTTTCCGAGGAAGGGCGCCGCGACGCCGTGACGGCGGTCGAGACCGTTCCCGGCGTGCGCCTCGTCGACGACCGGACTCGCCTTGTTCCCGAAGCAAAACCCTTCGTCTGGAATGCCGAACGTGACGTGGTGCGGGTGACGCTGTCGGGCTCCGCGCCCTTGCCGTCGATGAAGCAGCGGCTGACCGAGGCGGCCCGCAAGGAGGTCAACGGGGGCGAGGTCGCCGATCAGATGGGGCTGGCGCGCGGTGCGCCGCCGCGCTTCGAAGCGGCTGCGATGCTGCTGCTCGACCAGATCGGCAAGCTGAAGGACGGCAAGATCACGATCGCCGATACCAAGGTCAATCTGTCGGGTATGGCGCGCGAGCTCGGCGGCCGCGAGGCCATCGCCGCGGCGCTGAAGAATCTGCCCGAAGGCTTTTCGATCGCCGGCAACGCCATCAAGGCGCCGCCTTACATCTTCCAGGCCTACAAGGACCCGGTCGCCGCGACCGTGACGCTGACCGGCTACGTGCCTGACAACGACGTGCATGGGGCGATCGCGACCAGTGCGTCGCGCAAATTCTTTGGCGAGAAGGTGGTCGATAATCTGAAGGCCAGCATCGGGGCGCCCGGCTCGTTCAGCACCGCCGTGGTCGCCGCGCTCGGCGCGCTGTCGCGGCTGTCGACCGGCACGCTCGTGGTGTCCGATCGCGAGGTGAAGCTGTCGGGCGATGCGCTCTATGAAGGCGCCGCCAACGACATTCGCGCAGGGCTCGGCAAGGACTTTCCGAAGAACTGGCAGTACAAGCCCGAGATCACGGTGAAGCCCGCGGCGGGCCCGGTCGACGGCACGGTGTGCCAGCAATTGTTCACCGAGCTGCTGAACAAGGGCAAGATCCGCTTCGCGGCCAAGCGCGCCGACATTGATCCGGATTCCGCCGGCGTTCTCGATCATCTGATCGAGACGGCGCTGCGCTGTCCCACCACCAATATCGAGGTCGCCGGGCACACCGATGCCGACGGCGAGGACTCCTTCAACCAGGCGCTCTCGGAGAAGCGCGCGCAGGCAGTGATCGATTATCTGGTCAAGGCCGGTCTGCCCGCCACCCGCTTCACCGCGGTCGGCTACGGCGCCACGCAGCCTCTCGCCCGCAACGACAGCGACGAAGGCAAGGCGCAAAACCGCCGCATCGAATTTCTGGTGAGGTGA
- a CDS encoding lysylphosphatidylglycerol synthase domain-containing protein translates to MLEAIRRAMTFLRQKQILHKLGVVVSVAVIGIACYVLYHMLRGIDFNEVLEAIKSTEPSQIAMAALFVAAGYFTLTFYDLFAVRAIGHAHVPYRVNALAAFTSYSIGHNVGASVFTGGAVRYRIYSAYGLNAIDVAKICFLAGLTFWLGNAAVLGLGISYHPEAAAAIDQLPPWLNRAMAMMIIVALVAYVVWVWTQPRVVGRGPWTVMLPGGPLTLLQIAIGIVDLGFCALAMYVLVPDEPNLGFVVVAVIFVSATLLGFASHSPGGLGVFDAAMLVGLWQMDREELLGGMLLFRVLYYLSPFVISVILLTFREVIIGARSKRLQQAALKLDPGPAREAAYVRERSDSGA, encoded by the coding sequence ATGCTGGAAGCTATCCGCAGGGCGATGACGTTTCTGCGCCAGAAGCAAATCCTGCACAAACTTGGAGTTGTGGTCAGCGTCGCGGTCATCGGCATCGCTTGCTATGTGCTCTACCATATGCTGCGCGGCATCGATTTCAACGAGGTGCTCGAGGCGATCAAGAGCACCGAGCCGAGCCAGATTGCGATGGCGGCGCTGTTCGTCGCCGCGGGCTATTTCACCCTGACCTTCTACGACCTGTTCGCCGTGCGCGCGATCGGCCATGCCCACGTACCCTATCGCGTCAACGCGCTCGCCGCCTTCACCAGCTATTCGATCGGCCACAATGTCGGCGCCAGCGTCTTTACCGGCGGTGCGGTACGTTACCGCATTTACTCGGCCTATGGGCTGAACGCGATCGACGTTGCGAAGATCTGCTTCCTCGCCGGCCTGACCTTCTGGCTCGGCAATGCCGCCGTGCTCGGCCTCGGCATCTCCTACCATCCGGAGGCCGCCGCCGCGATCGACCAGCTTCCGCCCTGGCTGAACCGGGCGATGGCGATGATGATCATCGTGGCCTTGGTCGCCTATGTGGTGTGGGTCTGGACCCAGCCGCGCGTGGTCGGCCGCGGACCCTGGACCGTGATGCTGCCGGGCGGCCCGCTGACACTGCTCCAGATCGCGATCGGCATCGTCGATCTCGGCTTCTGCGCGCTCGCGATGTACGTGCTGGTGCCGGACGAGCCCAACCTCGGCTTCGTCGTGGTCGCGGTGATTTTCGTCTCGGCGACGCTGCTCGGCTTTGCCAGCCACTCGCCCGGCGGCCTCGGGGTGTTCGACGCCGCCATGCTGGTCGGGCTCTGGCAGATGGACCGCGAGGAACTCCTTGGCGGCATGCTGCTGTTCCGCGTGCTCTACTATCTGTCCCCCTTCGTCATATCTGTAATCTTGCTGACGTTTCGCGAAGTTATAATCGGTGCACGATCGAAGCGTTTGCAGCAGGCGGCGCTCAAGCTCGACCCCGGCCCGGCGCGTGAAGCCGCTTATGTGAGAGAACGCAGCGACAGCGGCGCCTGA
- a CDS encoding ATP-binding protein: MAIDAPSSPSTQPWSDRLRHSTVILIAAAVALSVVVSLGELSVMRAATVFLCIAAAALIPWRLHDHAASRDDTRRVNPVESAAVAAVVAGMPDPAVLLDRAGRVIHLNAAAAQLAPALRKNELAQFALRSPEIITALRESIATTEPRRATYLDHVPVDRWMELIITPVPVPTSFGGADKCMLMTFHDQTPLRRVEEMRADFVANASHELRTPLAALSGFIDTLQGQAKDDPKARERFLGIMHNQATRMARLIDDLLSLSRVELSAHVRPDTLVDLLPIILQVADGLEPLARERQVEVETHLPEAPVMIAGDREELLRLFENLIENALKYGASGGRVIVSLTVPAASDGTQEIRVMVRDFGPGIAPEHLPRLTERFYRVDVGDSRSQGGTGLGLSLVKHILNRHRGRLLIESVPRQGATFTACFPQAKTLTQG; this comes from the coding sequence ATGGCGATCGACGCCCCATCGTCTCCCTCCACCCAGCCCTGGTCCGACCGGCTGCGGCATTCCACTGTCATCCTGATCGCCGCGGCGGTGGCGCTGTCGGTGGTGGTCTCGCTCGGCGAATTGTCAGTGATGCGCGCCGCGACGGTGTTCCTCTGCATCGCTGCCGCGGCGCTGATCCCCTGGCGGCTGCACGATCATGCCGCCTCGCGCGACGACACCCGCCGCGTCAATCCGGTCGAAAGCGCAGCAGTGGCCGCGGTGGTCGCCGGCATGCCGGATCCGGCGGTGCTGCTCGACCGCGCCGGCCGCGTCATCCATCTCAATGCCGCTGCCGCCCAGCTTGCGCCGGCGCTGCGCAAGAACGAGCTCGCCCAGTTCGCGCTGCGCTCGCCGGAGATCATCACCGCGCTGCGCGAGTCGATCGCCACCACCGAGCCGCGCCGCGCGACTTATCTCGACCATGTCCCGGTCGACCGCTGGATGGAGCTGATCATCACCCCGGTGCCGGTTCCGACCAGCTTCGGCGGCGCCGACAAATGCATGCTGATGACCTTCCATGACCAGACGCCACTGCGCCGGGTCGAGGAAATGCGCGCCGACTTCGTCGCCAATGCCAGCCACGAGCTGCGCACGCCGCTCGCCGCGCTGTCGGGCTTCATCGACACGCTGCAAGGGCAAGCCAAGGACGATCCCAAGGCGCGCGAGCGCTTTCTCGGGATCATGCACAACCAGGCCACCCGCATGGCGCGCCTGATCGACGATCTGCTCTCGCTCTCGCGCGTCGAGCTGTCGGCCCATGTGCGGCCGGACACCCTGGTCGACCTGCTGCCAATCATCCTCCAGGTCGCCGATGGGCTCGAGCCGCTGGCGCGGGAACGCCAGGTCGAGGTCGAGACCCATCTGCCGGAGGCGCCGGTGATGATCGCCGGCGATCGCGAGGAGCTGCTGCGCCTGTTCGAGAACCTGATCGAGAACGCGCTCAAATACGGCGCCTCGGGCGGGCGTGTTATCGTGTCGCTGACGGTTCCGGCGGCCAGTGACGGCACTCAGGAAATCCGGGTCATGGTGCGCGATTTCGGTCCCGGCATCGCGCCCGAGCACCTGCCGCGCCTGACCGAGCGGTTCTATCGGGTTGACGTCGGCGACAGCCGCTCGCAGGGCGGGACGGGACTGGGATTATCGCTGGTGAAACATATTCTTAACCGTCATCGCGGCCGGCTTTTGATCGAAAGCGTGCCCAGACAGGGCGCCACTTTCACCGCCTGTTTCCCCCAGGCGAAGACCCTGACGCAGGGCTGA
- the pstS gene encoding phosphate ABC transporter substrate-binding protein PstS — MNFIKTVVAAGLVAASATAAFAADITGAGATFPFPIYSKWADAYKKETGNGLNYQSIGSGGGIKQIQAKTVTFGASDAPLKAEQLEKDGLVQWPMVMGAIVPVVNIEGVKPGELVFDGETLANIYLGKITKWDDAAIKKLNPNVKLPSDAITVVRRSDGSGTTFNFTNYLSKASADWKSKVGEGTAVEWPVGVGAKGNEGVSGNISQTKNSIGYVEYAYAKQNKLTYTALVNKSGKTVQPTVEAFQAAASNADWAKAPGYYVILTDQPGDKSWPITAATFILMHKEPADKAASKEALKFFAWAFKNGAKAAEELDYIPMPESVVKLIEKTWSADIKS, encoded by the coding sequence ATGAATTTCATCAAAACTGTCGTCGCTGCTGGCTTGGTCGCCGCATCGGCGACGGCGGCTTTCGCTGCCGACATCACGGGTGCCGGGGCGACCTTCCCGTTCCCGATCTATTCGAAGTGGGCTGACGCCTACAAGAAAGAGACCGGCAACGGTCTGAACTACCAGTCGATCGGTTCCGGCGGCGGCATCAAGCAGATCCAGGCCAAGACCGTGACGTTCGGCGCCAGCGACGCGCCGCTCAAGGCCGAGCAGCTCGAGAAGGACGGCCTCGTCCAGTGGCCGATGGTGATGGGCGCGATCGTTCCCGTCGTCAACATCGAGGGCGTCAAGCCCGGCGAGTTGGTGTTCGACGGCGAGACCCTCGCCAACATCTATCTCGGCAAGATCACAAAGTGGGACGACGCTGCGATCAAGAAGCTCAATCCGAACGTGAAGCTGCCGTCGGACGCCATCACCGTGGTCCGCCGCTCGGACGGCTCGGGCACCACCTTCAACTTCACCAACTATCTCTCCAAGGCCAGCGCGGATTGGAAGAGCAAGGTCGGTGAGGGCACCGCGGTCGAGTGGCCGGTCGGCGTCGGCGCCAAGGGCAACGAAGGCGTGTCGGGCAACATCAGCCAGACCAAGAACTCGATCGGCTATGTCGAGTACGCCTATGCCAAGCAGAACAAGCTGACCTACACTGCACTCGTCAACAAGTCCGGCAAGACCGTCCAGCCGACCGTCGAGGCGTTCCAGGCGGCCGCTTCCAACGCCGACTGGGCCAAGGCTCCCGGCTACTACGTCATCCTGACCGACCAGCCCGGCGACAAGTCCTGGCCGATCACGGCCGCGACCTTCATCCTGATGCACAAGGAGCCGGCTGATAAGGCGGCGTCGAAGGAAGCCCTCAAGTTCTTCGCCTGGGCGTTCAAGAACGGCGCCAAGGCGGCTGAGGAGCTCGACTATATTCCGATGCCCGAGAGCGTCGTGAAGCTGATCGAGAAGACCTGGTCGGCCGACATCAAGAGCTAA
- the pstC gene encoding phosphate ABC transporter permease subunit PstC — MAVESNVVDAAGPYDRAKALSAFRLGDVTFYWITRLSAISVLLILGGIIVSLIIGAFPAMKEYGLSFLWTQRWAPSADPPVLGALGPMYGTLVTSFIAMLIAIPVGLGIAIFLTELCPQWLRRPIGMAIELLAGIPSIIYGMWGFFVLGPFLANTFQPFMIKIFDGIPVLGAIFAGPPSYLSLFNAALILAIMVLPFITSISVDVFKTVPPVLKEAAYGVGCTTWEVVRSVVIPYTRVGVIGGIMLALGRALGETMAVTFIIGNSFRISSSIFAPGTTISAAIASEFAESDGLHQSGLILLGLLLFVLTFFVLAAARLMLMRLEQKAGK; from the coding sequence ATGGCTGTCGAGAGCAATGTAGTTGATGCCGCCGGACCATATGATCGCGCCAAAGCGTTGAGCGCCTTCAGGCTCGGTGACGTCACTTTTTACTGGATCACTCGCCTCAGCGCGATTTCCGTGCTGCTGATCCTTGGCGGCATCATCGTTTCGCTGATCATCGGTGCCTTCCCGGCGATGAAGGAATACGGCCTCTCCTTCCTGTGGACGCAGCGCTGGGCGCCGTCGGCGGATCCGCCCGTGCTCGGCGCGCTCGGGCCGATGTACGGCACGCTCGTCACCTCGTTCATTGCGATGCTGATCGCCATTCCGGTCGGCCTCGGCATTGCGATCTTCCTCACCGAGCTCTGCCCGCAGTGGCTGCGCCGCCCCATCGGCATGGCGATCGAGCTGCTTGCCGGCATCCCATCGATCATCTACGGCATGTGGGGCTTCTTCGTGCTGGGCCCGTTCCTGGCCAACACCTTCCAGCCCTTCATGATCAAGATCTTCGACGGCATCCCAGTGCTGGGCGCGATCTTCGCCGGTCCGCCGTCCTATCTCAGCCTGTTCAACGCCGCGCTGATCCTCGCCATCATGGTGCTGCCCTTCATCACCTCGATCTCGGTTGACGTGTTCAAGACGGTGCCGCCGGTGCTGAAGGAGGCCGCTTATGGCGTCGGCTGCACCACCTGGGAAGTCGTCCGCAGCGTCGTGATCCCCTACACCCGCGTCGGCGTCATCGGCGGCATCATGCTGGCGCTCGGCCGCGCGCTCGGCGAGACCATGGCGGTGACTTTCATCATCGGCAACTCGTTTCGCATCTCCTCGTCGATCTTCGCACCGGGCACCACGATCTCGGCGGCGATCGCATCCGAGTTCGCCGAGAGCGACGGCCTGCACCAGTCCGGCCTGATCCTGCTCGGCCTCCTGCTGTTCGTGCTGACGTTCTTCGTGCTCGCGGCCGCACGGCTGATGCTGATGCGGCTCGAACAGAAGGCGGGGAAGTGA
- the pstA gene encoding phosphate ABC transporter permease PstA, with protein sequence MNPIYSRRRRWDIVVRGLCFAAAAFGVTWLALILITLLYNGVAGLNVQIFTENTPPPGSTEGGLLNAIVGSLIMTLIGVGIGAPLGMFAGTYLAEYGRNDKLTSVIRFINDILLSAPSIIIGLFIYGAVVVPMRGFSAIAGCLALAVIVIPVVLRTTEDMLLLVPSALREAASALGLPRSLVIKRIAYRAARSGLITGVLLATARVAGETAPLLFTALSNQFFSLDLTKTMANLPVTINNFVQSPYVYWKQLAWSGALLITLTVLALNISARILGAERTAK encoded by the coding sequence TTGAACCCGATCTATTCACGCCGCCGCCGATGGGACATCGTCGTCCGCGGCCTCTGCTTCGCCGCTGCCGCCTTCGGCGTCACCTGGCTTGCGCTGATCCTGATCACGCTGCTCTACAACGGCGTGGCCGGTCTCAACGTCCAGATCTTCACCGAGAACACGCCGCCTCCTGGCTCGACCGAAGGCGGCCTGCTCAACGCCATCGTCGGTTCGCTGATCATGACGCTGATCGGCGTCGGCATCGGTGCGCCGCTCGGCATGTTCGCTGGCACTTATCTTGCGGAATACGGCCGCAACGACAAGCTGACCTCGGTGATCCGCTTCATCAACGACATCCTGCTCTCGGCCCCCTCGATCATCATTGGCCTCTTCATCTATGGCGCGGTGGTGGTGCCGATGCGTGGCTTCTCGGCGATCGCCGGCTGTCTCGCGCTCGCCGTGATCGTCATCCCGGTGGTGCTGCGCACGACCGAGGACATGTTGCTGCTGGTGCCCAGCGCGTTGCGTGAGGCAGCCTCGGCGCTCGGACTGCCGCGTTCGCTGGTGATCAAGCGGATCGCCTATCGTGCCGCCCGGTCCGGCCTCATCACCGGCGTGCTGCTCGCGACCGCGCGCGTCGCCGGTGAAACCGCGCCGCTGCTGTTCACCGCGCTGTCGAACCAGTTCTTCAGCCTGGATCTGACCAAGACGATGGCGAACCTGCCGGTGACCATCAACAACTTCGTGCAGAGCCCCTACGTCTACTGGAAGCAGCTGGCCTGGAGCGGTGCGCTGCTCATCACCCTGACAGTGCTTGCCCTGAACATCAGCGCGCGCATCCTTGGCGCCGAAAGGACCGCAAAATGA
- the pstB gene encoding phosphate ABC transporter ATP-binding protein PstB, with amino-acid sequence MSDLSVSSMSASGGLPQAPMLPEAPAKVTVRNLNFYYGEHHALKNINLTLGTNRVTAFIGPSGCGKSTLLRIFNRMYDLYPGQRATGQLMLDQTNILDPKLDLNLLRARVGMVFQKPTPFPMTIYENIAFGIRLYEKISKSEMDDRVEKALRGGALWNEVKDKLNASGLSLSGGQQQRLCIARTVAVRPEVILFDEPCSALDPISTAKVEELIQELSENYTIAIVTHNMQQAARVSDKTAFMYLGELIEFDDTSKIFTSPTDRRTQDYITGRFG; translated from the coding sequence ATGAGTGATCTTTCCGTATCGTCGATGAGCGCGTCCGGTGGGCTTCCGCAGGCGCCGATGCTGCCCGAGGCTCCCGCCAAGGTGACGGTTCGCAACCTCAATTTCTATTACGGCGAACACCACGCGCTGAAGAACATCAACCTGACGCTCGGCACCAACCGCGTCACGGCGTTCATCGGCCCGTCCGGCTGCGGCAAGTCGACCCTGCTGCGCATCTTCAACCGGATGTACGACCTCTATCCGGGCCAGCGCGCCACCGGTCAGCTCATGCTCGACCAGACCAACATCCTCGACCCCAAGCTGGACCTCAACCTGCTGCGCGCGCGGGTCGGCATGGTGTTCCAGAAGCCGACGCCGTTCCCGATGACGATCTACGAGAACATCGCCTTCGGCATCCGTCTCTATGAGAAGATCTCGAAGTCCGAGATGGACGACCGCGTCGAGAAGGCGCTGCGCGGCGGCGCGCTCTGGAACGAGGTCAAGGACAAGCTCAATGCCTCCGGCCTGTCGCTCTCGGGCGGCCAGCAGCAGCGCCTCTGCATCGCCCGCACCGTCGCGGTGCGGCCCGAGGTGATCCTGTTCGACGAGCCCTGCTCGGCGCTCGACCCGATCTCGACCGCCAAGGTCGAGGAGCTGATCCAGGAGCTGTCCGAGAACTACACGATCGCGATCGTCACCCACAACATGCAGCAGGCGGCGCGCGTCTCCGACAAGACCGCGTTCATGTATCTCGGCGAGCTGATCGAGTTCGACGATACCAGCAAGATCTTCACGTCGCCGACCGATCGGCGCACGCAGGACTACATCACCGGCCGGTTCGGCTGA
- the phoU gene encoding phosphate signaling complex protein PhoU: MVSEHTAKAFDTDLQELTRLVAEMGGLAERMIVDSVDALIRRDVALGQRVVATDAEIDALQKKIEERAVLTIARRQPMAVDLREIVGAMRVATDLERIGDLAKNMGKRVAALETDFHPLKLFRGLEHMTDLVQQQVKSVLDAYAAHDLPAAMAVWKGDEEVDAICTSLFRELLTYMMEDPRNISFCIHLMFCAKNIERIGDHATNIAETVFYMIEGQAITDKRPKGDMTTFATTVPNT; the protein is encoded by the coding sequence ATGGTTTCTGAACACACCGCAAAGGCCTTCGACACCGACCTCCAGGAGCTCACTCGCCTTGTCGCCGAGATGGGCGGCCTCGCCGAGCGCATGATCGTCGATTCCGTCGATGCGCTGATCCGCCGCGATGTCGCGCTCGGCCAGCGCGTGGTCGCGACCGACGCCGAGATCGACGCGCTCCAGAAGAAGATCGAGGAGCGTGCTGTTCTCACTATCGCCCGTCGCCAGCCGATGGCGGTCGATTTGCGCGAGATCGTCGGTGCCATGCGCGTCGCGACCGATCTCGAACGCATCGGCGACCTCGCCAAGAACATGGGCAAGCGCGTCGCGGCGCTGGAGACGGATTTCCATCCGCTGAAACTGTTCCGCGGCCTCGAGCACATGACCGACCTCGTGCAGCAGCAGGTCAAGTCGGTGCTGGATGCCTACGCCGCGCACGATCTGCCGGCGGCGATGGCGGTGTGGAAGGGCGACGAGGAAGTCGACGCCATCTGCACCTCGCTGTTCCGCGAGCTCCTCACCTACATGATGGAGGATCCGCGCAACATCTCGTTCTGCATCCACCTGATGTTCTGCGCCAAGAACATCGAGCGGATCGGCGATCACGCCACCAACATCGCCGAGACCGTGTTCTACATGATCGAAGGCCAGGCGATCACCGACAAGCGGCCGAAGGGCGACATGACGACCTTCGCGACGACGGTCCCGAATACCTGA
- the phoB gene encoding phosphate regulon transcriptional regulator PhoB, producing the protein MGARIMVVEDEEALTELLRYNLEGDGYDVETVMRGDDADTRLKEHIPDLIVLDWMLPGLSGIELCRRLRTRPETKQLPIIMLTARGEESERVRGLATGADDYIVKPFSVPELLARVKGLLRRASPERLATVLAYGDIELDRDKRRVARSGRPIDLGPTEYRLLEFFLEHPGRVFSREQLLDSVWGRDIYIDERTVDVHIGRLRKLLNLGREQDPIRTVRGAGYALDDRFAKAEQT; encoded by the coding sequence ATGGGCGCACGCATTATGGTGGTTGAGGACGAGGAAGCTCTCACCGAGCTGCTTCGCTACAACCTCGAAGGCGACGGCTATGACGTCGAGACGGTGATGCGCGGCGACGACGCCGACACCCGTCTCAAGGAGCACATCCCCGACCTCATCGTGCTCGACTGGATGCTGCCGGGCCTTTCCGGCATCGAGCTGTGCCGGCGGCTGCGCACCCGCCCGGAGACCAAGCAGCTCCCGATCATCATGCTCACCGCGCGCGGCGAGGAGAGCGAGCGGGTGCGCGGTCTTGCGACCGGCGCCGACGATTACATCGTCAAGCCGTTCTCGGTGCCGGAGCTGCTGGCGCGCGTGAAGGGCCTCTTGCGGCGCGCCAGCCCCGAGCGGCTCGCCACCGTGCTCGCCTATGGCGACATCGAGCTCGACCGCGACAAGCGCCGCGTCGCGCGCTCGGGCCGGCCGATCGATCTCGGCCCGACCGAATATCGCCTGCTGGAGTTCTTCCTCGAGCATCCCGGCCGCGTGTTCTCGCGCGAGCAGCTGCTCGATAGCGTCTGGGGCCGCGATATCTACATCGACGAACGCACTGTCGACGTGCATATCGGCCGCCTGCGCAAGCTGCTCAATCTCGGCCGCGAACAGGACCCGATCCGCACCGTCCGCGGCGCGGGTTACGCGCTGGATGATCGGTTTGCCAAGGCTGAGCAGACGTAG
- a CDS encoding GcrA family cell cycle regulator: MTVLTWSDDRVEQLKKLWEAGLSASQIAAELGNVTRNAVIGKVHRLGLSGRAKSPSSAAPRPRKARPAQHMMRVSRPISRGNTALAQAFEVEMEAEPVTYDNVVPMSQRLSLLELNEATCHWPVGDPSSPDFFFCGGKALSGLPYCAQHSRVAYQPAADRRRAAPKPGPR; the protein is encoded by the coding sequence ATGACGGTTTTGACCTGGTCCGATGATCGCGTCGAGCAGCTGAAAAAGCTCTGGGAAGCAGGACTTTCTGCCAGCCAGATCGCAGCCGAGCTCGGCAATGTGACCCGCAATGCCGTGATCGGCAAAGTGCACAGGCTCGGCCTGTCCGGACGCGCCAAGAGCCCGTCATCGGCAGCGCCCCGGCCGCGCAAGGCGCGTCCGGCGCAGCACATGATGCGGGTGAGCCGGCCGATCTCGCGCGGCAACACCGCGCTGGCGCAGGCCTTCGAGGTCGAGATGGAGGCCGAGCCGGTCACCTACGACAACGTGGTGCCGATGAGCCAGCGCCTGTCGCTGCTGGAGCTGAACGAGGCGACCTGCCACTGGCCGGTCGGCGATCCCTCCAGCCCGGATTTCTTCTTCTGCGGTGGCAAGGCGCTCTCGGGCCTGCCCTATTGCGCCCAGCATTCGCGGGTTGCGTATCAGCCGGCCGCGGATCGCCGCCGCGCGGCACCGAAGCCGGGTCCCCGCTGA